The Longimicrobiaceae bacterium genome includes the window CGTCGCCCTGGCCGATGGCCAGCGCGCTCAGCAGCGGCGTGTCCTCGTCGTCCGGATGCGCGCCGATCATCAGCACGCGCTTGGTGTTGCTCAGCCGGCGCAGCGCCAGGCCCAGCCCGGCCGCGCCCTCGTACTCGCCCGCGCCCATGGGCGCCTGGGCGGGAGCCGGCGCGGCGGCGAGCACGGTCGCGGCCAGGCCGGCGATGGCGGAAAGTCGTCGAATGTTCATGGCCGCTAACCTATGCCGCACCGCGTGCCGCACAAGGGTGGCCATCAGATGCCCGGCGGCCATGTCCCTGGGCCCCGCGAAGGCCCGCCCGGTGCAGGACGGAGAACGGAAGTTTTTTCGTCGAACGGGCGGACTACAGTTCGTGCCCGTCAGACCGCATTTCATTCCGATTACCGGTGGGTTCGCGCCGCTCGCGTTGCCCTCCCTGCCGATCGTTCGTGATGTTAGGCGACGTATCTCCTCCCCTAACTCATCGAGCGGAGAACCCTCATGTCACGATGGAAAACAGCGCTGGTTGCGATCACGGTGCTGACCGCCTGTACGGATCGCGACCCGTTGGCTATGCCTCGCACCGCGCCCGCGCCCGCGCCCCCTGCGCCTCGGCACTATGCCACCGTTCAGCCGCCGCAATGGCGTGGCTACTGGCGCAGCACCAACGACTTGTGGATTTACGATATGACCCAGGAGGTCGGGATGACGACCCACACGGGCGCCGATCCGGACTTCGCCGACCTGCGCAGCGCGGGAATCCGAATGGCACGTTACACCGTGCTCTGGAACAAGTACGCCGCGGCGGAACGGAACGGGTGCACCACCCAGATGGGCGACAACGGTACGGCGGGCTGCTACTCGGAGGGGCTGCGGAACGCCGTGTACTGGGCGCAGCAGCGCGGTATCGAGCTGGTGGTCACCGTCCTGGAGCTGAACTGCAGCGCGGCGGAGCCGTGCGACCAGAGCACGCCTCCCTCGAGTGGATACGCGGGACCCACCTGGAACGCCCACTACGCGAACTTCGTCGCGCTGCTCGCAGCACGCTATCCCACAGTGCATTTCTGGCAATTATGGAACGAGCCCGACGCGGGCTACTGGGCCGTGGGACCGTTCGGAACCATTGGAGATGCCTGCAATGCCAACCATGCCCCCATGGGCGCGCGGTATGCGGACATGCTGAAGGTTGCGTACCCGGCCATCAAACAGGCGAACCCCAACGCGTGGGTTCTGACTGCCGGGCTTACCGGAAACGAGGGCTGGGAGTACGACCCTACCGGCGTCGGAGCATACTGCAACGTGTCCACGACCATCGCGGCGAATACCCTGACATGGTCATTCCTGCGGGGCATGTACGCGAACGGCGCCAAGGGCTACTTCGATATCCTGGCCGTGCACGGCTATGGCCAGAACCCGCGGGCGCCTGGCGCGCTGGGCCCCAAGCTCAACTCGCTGAACTGGGAGATCAACCAGACTGGGGCCAACGCACCGAATGATGCGAACCGACCGATCTGGGTCACCGAGTTCGGCACCAACGCAGCCTCGTCCACCAACAACGGAAACCTGCTCGACCCCGCTGACCGGGCCAACTGGCGCACGCAGTTCGACAACCAGCAGATGGTGTGGTACCAAGACGCGCTGCAGGTGCAGTCGGAAGTTGGCGTGGCCCAGAAGATGATCGGCGCGCACATGCAGTCTCCCGAGGGCGGGGACATCCACGCCACCGACGCCGCGCACTCGTTTCTGGACGCGGACGCGGGCAACTACGGGCTGGGCATCATCCGCGAAGATTCGGCGCGTACCCGGCGGCCCGCTTTCAACTGGCTGCTCTCGCGCGCCGCCACCAACATGGCTGCGGAGAACATCGACGCGGGAGGCGGGCAGGCGGCTATCTTCCGCATCGCCGTCGGGGGCACCGTGCCTTTGGACCAGCCGTTCCATTACGACGACGCGCTCCCGGCCACCACGCTGATCCTGGACAACGTGAACGTCAGGACGCTCACCCCGACGAAGGTGGCATTCGTCACTCCCATCTCGTACGCCGCGCACGCCTCGGGCATCGGGTGGATGGCGAACGTGTACAACGACCAGGTGACAGGCACGACGGGCCAGGCGCGCCAGATGGAGGCGCTGCGGGTGAACAACGTTGCCCTCCCGTCTCCCATTGCCATCTGCTACCAGGCCAACGTGTACTCGCGTGGATGGATGACGGAGGCTTGCAACGGGGGAACGGCCGGAACCACGGGGTTGAACCTGCGCATGGAGCAGGTCAAGCTGCGCCTGGCGAACCAGGTGGTCCCGACCGACGTGGGGGCGACGCGCCTGCACGTTTGCTACAGCGCGTATGGCTCGTCTTACGGATGGGGACCGCAGGTCTGCGACGGGACCGCCGCCGGTGTGGCAGGGACGCGGATGGAAGCACTGAAGATTCGTCTGTACAGATACTGAGTTCCTGCTTCTCGATTTAGCTGGCTTGGCCCGGCCATCGTGATGGCCGGGCCAAGCCGCGTTCATCGTCCTGGGACCGGGTATGACCGGCTCAGATATCGACACGCGTCGGGCGACACCGGAATAACGCCGTGTGGAGCGCGAGCCGCGGGTTAGAGCGGTTCCCGCCCGGGTTTTCACGTCTCGACCGATTGGTCCGAGATACAGCCGATGCTGGTTCCCGCATTAACGGTAGACTCGATCGAGAACCGCTCTAGATTTTCCTTGACGGGGGTCCATTGCCTCCGCGCGCAGCCCCTGCCGCGCCGCCCGCGTCGCCATCCTCACGTGCTCCCCGCTGGTGGTGGTGCCACCTGGTTGGACACCATCCCGCATCCATAGACATCGGCAGTGAGGACGTAAGATCTTTCCGCAACCGCCGGGCCCACAGCTCAGCAGAGGCAGGTGGCCTGGTCGCACGTGACCCAGCACGTCTCCTGATTGCAAGCCGTGTAGCGGGAGATGAGCTCCGCGCCCTGCACCGTTCCGCGCCCAGCCGGCTTCTGCCGCAGCGTCTCGAAGCCTGCAACAGCGATGTCCTCCACCCTCAGCTTGAGCTTGTTCATGGTATCTCCAGAGGTTGCGATAGTGGGAATACTCTTGGTACGCCTTGGGAACGTCAGGCCCGGCACACACAGGTAGGAGCGGCACACGTGTCGCCGCAGGTAACCTGGTCGCAGTTCGTACGGATGGTGAGGAACTCCGCGCCCTGCACGGTCCCGGTGCGATCCGGAAGCGCGCCCAGCGTCTCGAAGCCGGCGACGTCGATGTCCTCGACCTTCAGCATGAGCTTTTTCACGGCTGCCCCCCGTACGTGTGATTCGTCCAGGGACACCGTTCGGCCGCCCCAGGGAACATTGAGAGCTCCGGCGCGGCCGTGCGCAACTAATGCGCCATCCGAAGACGAGCACCGGCAGGGCTGTGCTCTCACGTGCTGCTAAGCATACCTTTGGGAGCCATCCGTCCACGGCACCGGGGAGCCATCCGGCCCACCTCTATCGCGGGTCCAGCGCCGTGGCCACCGATGCTGGATCGCGACCTTGAGAGACGATCCACTTGTCGATCAGGGCGCGGGAGATGCTGAGCGGGCCGGGAAGGTTGGGCAGCTCGTCCACCGTCCACCATCGCGCGTCCTCGATCTCGCCGGGCTGGGGGACGATGTCGCCGCCCGCGTACTCGGCCGTGAAGCCGATCATCAGCGAGTTGGGGAAAGGCCACGGCTGGCTGCCGAAGTACGTCACGCCGCGGATCCGGATGCCCACCTCCTCGGCGACCTCGCGCGCGACCGCCTCTTCCAGCGACTCGCCGGGCTCCACGAAGCCCGCGAGGGTGCTGTACATGCCCGGCGGCGTGTTGGGCCCGCGCACCAGCAGCACCCGCTCGCCGTGGTCGATGCGCATGATCACCGCCGGGTTCAGCCGCGGGTAGTC containing:
- the nudC gene encoding NAD(+) diphosphatase — translated: DYPRLNPAVIMRIDHGERVLLVRGPNTPPGMYSTLAGFVEPGESLEEAVAREVAEEVGIRIRGVTYFGSQPWPFPNSLMIGFTAEYAGGDIVPQPGEIEDARWWTVDELPNLPGPLSISRALIDKWIVSQGRDPASVATALDPR